In one window of Notolabrus celidotus isolate fNotCel1 chromosome 15, fNotCel1.pri, whole genome shotgun sequence DNA:
- the LOC117827328 gene encoding calcium-activated potassium channel subunit beta-3 codes for MPVSSVGEDRAILLGFTMMAFSVLMFFVVGITMVKPYVNSYWEEASCVALHSEILEKWVDCRGVSYVPCLRVKANLTGSNQTATLHFNEESVLLASECFYIPKCQMDRAELQIEVEKVKNSLDTHLGITSSCLTDYTRHPGEAILNRKFTYEKALIALLWPCLMLVGGAVLVGLVKLTQFLSHVSSEMCSEAEGGRLTSRHTQGQLYRLLRRSGIVSAP; via the exons ATGCCTGTGTCGAGTGTTGGGGAAGATCGAGCCATCCTGCTGGGCTTCACAATGATGGCCTTCTCTGTGCTCATGTTCTTTGTGGTCGGCATCACCATGGTCAAACCTTATGTTAACAG TTACTGGGAGGAGGCCAGCTGTGTTGCCCTGCACTCTGAAATCCTGGAGAAGTGGGTGGACTGCAGAGGTGTGAGCTATGTGCCCTGCCTCAGGGTGAAGGCTAACCTCACAGGCTCTAATCAGACAGCTACTCTGCACTTCAACGAGGAGTCGGTCCTGCTTGCTTCTGAG TGCTTCTACATACCAAAATGTCAAATGGACCGGGCAGAGCTACAGATAGAAGTGGAGAAAGTGAAAAACAGCCTTGACACCCACCTGGGAATCACCTCATCATGCCTCACTGACTACACAAGGCACCCAGGAGAAGCCATCTTAAACAGGAAGTTCACCTATGAGAAGGCCCTGATTGCATTGTTGTGGCCCTGCCTGATGCTGGTGGGTGGGGCTGTGCTGGTGGGCCTGGTGAAGCTGACACAGTTCTTATCACACGTGTCCTCTGAGATGTGCAGTGAGGCTGAAGGAGGCAGGCTGacatccagacacacacagggacaactGTACAGACTGCTGCGGAGGTCCGGTATTGTGTCTGCTCCATGA
- the mfsd8l2 gene encoding uncharacterized protein mfsd8l2: MYFIGYSKWLLLCSRLVAGVGAGAGSSIFGFLTRTTRPEERAGIFAAIMACRQAGLLVGPAFNLFLRLCDFKLGPFVVNKYTSPGIFMCLLWVLLQFVVLAIYWDVPPVSSEGGAVLVEMKQEEGDVEEEAPLMGSDEESAQTYRAVNSDELETSAASENQPFQGSSAGSNPFQNFSVSREFLREEVVVLLTAQFITLFNQTALETMVTPLTQRYFGFGELGNSLMYSLCGVEVILGFFFVRWLSGKVADRVVLATGLVICCTACVWCLVFLCNPRGGYGWELTAFIIGVFLQLLGLPFVAVSQVSLFSKVTAEKTQGFSQGVRRSVGGLATILGPLWAGGLTNNLYIMLGMMLALLLMISVMTALSYEHLTEPRAVQSARSCDS, encoded by the exons ATGTATTTCATCGGATATTCAAAGTGGCTGTTGTTATGCAGTCGGCTTGTAGCAg GTGTCGGCGCAGGAGCAGGCTCCTCTATCTTTGGTTTCCTAACACGGACCACGCGGCCGGAGGAGCGCGCTGGTATCTTTGCAGCCATCATGGCCTGCCGGCAAGCTGGCCTCCTTGTTG GGCCGGCGTTCAACCTGTTCCTGCGGCTGTGTGATTTCAAACTGGGGCCCTTTGTTGTGAACAAATACACATCTCCTGGG ATCTTCATGTGCCTGCTGTGGGTGCTACTCCAGTTTGTCGTCCTGGCGATCTATTGGGACGTACCACCTGTCAGCTCAGAGGGAGGTGCAGTGTTGGTGGAGATGAAACAAGAGGAAGGtgatgtggaggaggaggcacCTTTGATGGGGTCTGATGAGGAGTCAGCACAGACCTACAGAGCTGTCAACTCTGACGAATTGGAGACCTCCGCAGCGTCTGAGAATCAGCCCTTCCAGGGTTCCTCAGCAGGTTCAAACCCCTTCCAGAACTTCAGCGTTAGCAGAG AGTTCCTGAGAGAGGAGGTGGTTGTACTGCTCACGGCTCAGTTCATCACTCTCTTCAATCAGACAGCGCTGGAG ACGATGGTGACTCCTCTGACGCAGCGCTACTTCGGCTTTGGCGAGCTGGGCAACAGCCTGATGTACAGCCTGTGTGGGGTGGAGGTCATCCTGGGCTTCTTCTTCGTGCGCTGGCTGAGCGGGAAGGTGGCGGACCGCGTCGTGCTGGCCACGGGCCTGGTCATCTGCTGCACCGCCTGTGTATGGTGCCTTGTCTTCCTCTGCAACCCCCGAG GTGGTTATGGATGGGAGCTTACAGCCTTCATCATcggggtgtttctgcagctgctggGTCTTCCCTTCGTGGCCGTGTCTCAGGTGTCTCTCTTCTCAAAAgtgactgcagagaaaacacaag gATTCAGCCAAGGTGTCAGACGCTCAGTGGGGGGCCTCGCCACCATCTTGGGTCCTTTGTGGGCGGGAGGATTGACCAATAATTTGTACATAATGCTAGGCATGATGCTAGCACTCCTCTTAATGATATCA GTTATGACAGCTCTGTCCTACGAGCATCTGACTGAACCCAGGGCTGTGCAGAGCGCCCGGAGCTGTGACAGCTGA